From Micromonospora carbonacea:
CCGCGCCCGGTCCAGCGCGTCCTCCGCCGCGTCCAGGTTCGCCTGCGCCATCTTCAGGTCGCGCCGGGCGTCGGCCGGGTCGACCTCGGCGAGCAGCTGCCCCTTGCGTACCTTCTGGCCGACGGTCACCGCGACCGAGGTGACCGTCCCGGCCGTGGCGAAGGTGGCGGTGGCGGTGGCGGCGCTCTCCAGCGAACCGTCCGCCGTGACCGTCGCGGTCACCGTGCCCCGGGAGACCTGGACCGTCCGGGTGCCGCCGGTCGTCCCGGCCCGCGCCGACGCGTCGCCGCGCACGGACAGCCAGGCCCAGGTGCCGCCGCCGACCAGCAACAGGGTCAGGACGGCGTTGACCGCCACGGTGGGCCGGCGCAGGGCCGCCGGCAGGCGTGCACGCATGGAGGGGATCCTGGCGGCCCCGCCTCGGAGGATCTTCGACGTCACCTCATAGCTGGCTCGGAGTCGGCGGCGGCGCGTCGCGGACCGGCCGCGCCGGCCGGTCGCCCTCCGCCGGGGAACCGGCGACGGGCAGCAGCACGCGGAAGGCTGTGCCCGCCCCGGGGCCGCTGTGCAGCTCGATCCAGCCGCCGTGGGCGTGCACGATCGACGCCGCGATGGACAGGCCGAGCCCGGAGCCGCCGCCGTCGCCCCGGCCCCGGCTCGCATCGGCGCGGTAGAGCCGCTCGAAGACCCGGGTGGCGTGCTCGGCGGGGATGCCCGGGCCGTCGTCGTGCACCTCCAGCACGGCCAGCCCGCCGGCGGGCGGTGCGGGCGTCGGCCCGGACCGGACCACCACGCCGCCCCGGGCCGGCGCGGGCGGCGGGCCGGCCACGGCGGCGGGCAGCCGGCCGATGCGGACGGTCACCCGCGCCCCCGGCCCGGTGTGCTGCATGGCGTTGCCGACCAGGTTCGCCGCGACCTGGCGCAGCCGGTGCTCGTCGCCGAGCACGGTCGGCGGCTCGAACGTCTCGTCGTCCTCGGTGAGCGTGGTCAGCCGGACCCGCCGCCCCGGGGCGCGGGCGTGCGCGTCGCGGATGGTGTCGGCGGCGACCTCCAACACGTCGACCGGGCGCAGCACCGGGGCGCGGTGGCGGTCCAGCCGGGCGAGCAGCAGCAGATCCTCGACGAGCACCCCCATCCGGGCGGCCTCGGCCTCGATCCGGCCCATCGCCTCGTCCAGGGCCGGTCCGGGCGGGGCGCCGCCGCGGCGGTACAGCTCGGCGAAGCCCCGGATCGAGGTCAGCGGGGTGCGCAGCTCGTGCGAGGCGTCGGCGACGAACTGGCGCAGCCGGCGGTCGGCCGCGGCGCGGGCGGTCATCTCCGTGCCGATCCGGTCCAGCATGAGGTTCACCGCCGCGCCGAGGCGGCCGGGCTCGGTGTGCGGGTCGGTGTCGTGCAGCCGGCGGGCCAGGTCGCCGCCGGTGATGCCCGCGACGACGCGTTCCATCCTGGTCAGGGGGCTCAGCCCGAGGCGGACCACGAAGGCGGCGAGCAGGCCCAGCACGATCAGGACGCTGCCGGTCACCGCGGCGTCGATCACCACGAGCCGGTCGACGGTCCGCTCCGCCTCGGCCAGGGACGCGCCGAGCACCACGACCTCCCCGCCGTCGCCGACCGGGACCGCCAGCAGCCGCCACGCGTCCCCGTCGCCGGCGACGGTGTACGGGCGGCCGGCCCGGGCCCGCGCCGCCACCTCGGCCAGCGGGCCGGGATCGGGCGCGGCGGCCGACGGCGTGCTGCTGCGCTCGGGGTCCCGGGCGCCGTCGGCCCGGTAGTGGACGACCAGTTGGTCCGGCCCGAGGCGCGCGAACCGGCCGGGGTTGCGCGGCCCGCCGGTGGTCGCGCCCCCGGCCGGGAACCCGGAGGTGGCGCGCGGGGCGTCGGTGAAGGGGCGGGCCAGCCCGGTGAGCTGCTGGTCGACCCGCTGCACCAGGTAGCCGCGCAGCAGCACCAGCCCGGCGGCGTTCGCCCCCAGCAGGGCCAGGGTGGCGAGGATTCCGACGAGGAGCACCAGCCGGGACCGCAGCGTCCAGTGCGCCCAGGGGCGGATCGGCCGCCGGCTCACTCGTCGCCGCGCGGCAG
This genomic window contains:
- a CDS encoding sensor histidine kinase encodes the protein MSRRPIRPWAHWTLRSRLVLLVGILATLALLGANAAGLVLLRGYLVQRVDQQLTGLARPFTDAPRATSGFPAGGATTGGPRNPGRFARLGPDQLVVHYRADGARDPERSSTPSAAAPDPGPLAEVAARARAGRPYTVAGDGDAWRLLAVPVGDGGEVVVLGASLAEAERTVDRLVVIDAAVTGSVLIVLGLLAAFVVRLGLSPLTRMERVVAGITGGDLARRLHDTDPHTEPGRLGAAVNLMLDRIGTEMTARAAADRRLRQFVADASHELRTPLTSIRGFAELYRRGGAPPGPALDEAMGRIEAEAARMGVLVEDLLLLARLDRHRAPVLRPVDVLEVAADTIRDAHARAPGRRVRLTTLTEDDETFEPPTVLGDEHRLRQVAANLVGNAMQHTGPGARVTVRIGRLPAAVAGPPPAPARGGVVVRSGPTPAPPAGGLAVLEVHDDGPGIPAEHATRVFERLYRADASRGRGDGGGSGLGLSIAASIVHAHGGWIELHSGPGAGTAFRVLLPVAGSPAEGDRPARPVRDAPPPTPSQL